One part of the [Pantoea] beijingensis genome encodes these proteins:
- the pgm gene encoding phosphoglucomutase (alpha-D-glucose-1,6-bisphosphate-dependent): MANHPRAGQPARQSDLINVAQLTSQYYVLQPDVANTEHAVKFGTSGHRGSAGRHSFNEPHILAIAQAIAEERKKNGITGPCFVGKDTHALSEPAMISVLEVLAANGVDVIVQQDNGYTPTPAISNAILEHNKSGSTLADGIVITPSHNPPEDGGIKYNPPNGGPADTNVTKVVEDRANALIGDGLKEVKRLSLDLAWASGHIQEKDLIQPYIEGLAQVVDIPAIQKAGLKIGVDPLGGSGIAYWQRIAEFYQLDLTLVNDAVDQTFRFMHLDKDGVVRMDCSSESAMAGLLALRDKFDLAFGNDPDYDRHGIVTPAGLMNPNHYLAVAINYLFQHRPQWGKEVAVGKTLVSSAMIDRVVNDIGRTLVEVPVGFKWFVDGLFDGSFGFGGEESAGASFLRFDGTPWSTDKDGIIMCLLAAEITAVTGKNPQQHYDELAERFGAPSYNRLQAPATSAQKAALSKLSPEMVSADTLAGDAITARLTAAPGNGASIGGLKVMTENGWFAARPSGTEDAYKIYCESFLGAEHREKIEKEAVEIVSEVLKNV; encoded by the coding sequence ATGGCCAATCACCCCCGTGCCGGGCAGCCAGCCAGGCAGAGCGATTTGATTAATGTTGCACAATTAACGTCCCAGTATTATGTGTTGCAGCCTGATGTGGCCAATACAGAGCATGCGGTGAAATTCGGCACGTCCGGCCATCGTGGTAGCGCAGGACGCCATAGTTTTAATGAACCGCACATTCTGGCGATCGCGCAGGCCATTGCTGAAGAGCGTAAGAAAAACGGTATTACCGGCCCGTGCTTTGTCGGTAAAGACACCCATGCGCTATCGGAACCAGCAATGATTTCCGTGCTGGAAGTATTGGCGGCAAATGGCGTGGACGTGATTGTCCAGCAGGACAATGGCTATACACCGACGCCGGCCATTTCAAACGCGATTCTGGAGCATAACAAAAGCGGTAGCACGTTAGCGGACGGGATTGTGATCACGCCTTCACATAATCCACCGGAAGATGGCGGCATTAAGTACAATCCCCCCAATGGCGGGCCAGCGGATACCAATGTCACTAAAGTGGTTGAAGATCGTGCTAATGCGCTGATCGGAGACGGCTTGAAAGAAGTGAAGCGCTTATCGCTGGATCTCGCCTGGGCGAGTGGTCACATTCAGGAAAAAGATCTGATCCAGCCTTATATTGAAGGTTTGGCACAGGTCGTGGATATTCCGGCGATTCAGAAAGCGGGCCTGAAAATTGGCGTTGATCCACTTGGTGGCTCCGGTATTGCCTACTGGCAGCGTATTGCCGAATTTTACCAGCTTGATTTAACCCTCGTTAACGATGCTGTCGATCAAACCTTCCGCTTTATGCATCTGGATAAAGATGGTGTCGTCCGTATGGATTGCTCCTCTGAAAGTGCAATGGCGGGCCTGCTGGCGCTGCGCGACAAGTTTGATCTGGCCTTTGGCAACGATCCCGATTATGACCGCCATGGTATTGTCACCCCGGCGGGCTTAATGAATCCGAACCACTACCTGGCGGTGGCGATTAACTATCTGTTCCAGCATCGTCCACAGTGGGGCAAAGAGGTTGCGGTTGGTAAAACGTTGGTGTCCAGTGCGATGATTGACCGTGTAGTAAACGACATCGGGCGTACGCTGGTAGAAGTGCCGGTCGGCTTCAAGTGGTTTGTTGATGGTCTGTTTGACGGTAGCTTCGGCTTTGGTGGTGAAGAGAGTGCGGGAGCCTCTTTCTTGCGCTTTGATGGCACGCCCTGGTCAACCGATAAAGACGGCATCATCATGTGTCTGCTGGCCGCTGAAATTACGGCGGTAACCGGCAAGAATCCCCAACAGCACTATGATGAACTGGCTGAGCGCTTTGGCGCGCCAAGCTATAACCGTCTGCAGGCCCCGGCGACTTCGGCGCAAAAAGCCGCGCTCTCTAAGCTGTCGCCGGAAATGGTCAGCGCCGATACGCTGGCGGGCGATGCGATTACGGCAAGGCTTACCGCTGCACCCGGTAACGGTGCCTCGATCGGCGGCCTGAAAGTGATGACGGAAAATGGCTGGTTTGCCGCACGTCCGTCCGGTACGGAAGACGCTTACAAAATCTACTGCGAAAGTTTCCTCGGTGCTGAGCATCGCGAGAAAATTGAAAAAGAAGCGGTTGAGATTGTCAGTGAAGTACTGAAAAACGTCTGA
- the seqA gene encoding replication initiation negative regulator SeqA gives MKTIEVDEELYRYIASHTQHIGESASDILRRMLKFSAGQHVAEATTGSGVSVAKETPPAKTESRPQDRVRAVRELLLSDEYAEQKRAVNRFMLVLSTLYCLDPKAFGEATESLHGRTRVYFAGNQQTLIQNGTHTKPKHVPGTPYWVITNTNTGRKRSMVEHLMLSMQFPVELTEKVCGTI, from the coding sequence ATGAAAACAATAGAAGTCGACGAAGAGCTCTACCGCTACATTGCCAGCCACACGCAGCACATTGGTGAAAGTGCATCTGATATTTTACGCCGTATGCTGAAATTTTCCGCAGGCCAGCACGTAGCGGAAGCCACCACGGGCTCCGGCGTCTCAGTAGCGAAAGAAACCCCTCCGGCAAAAACGGAATCCCGTCCACAGGATCGCGTGCGCGCCGTTCGCGAACTGCTGCTTTCTGATGAGTATGCTGAGCAGAAGAGAGCGGTTAACCGGTTTATGCTGGTGTTGTCGACGTTATATTGTCTTGATCCTAAAGCATTTGGAGAGGCGACCGAGTCACTTCATGGTCGCACGCGCGTCTATTTTGCGGGTAATCAACAAACGCTGATACAGAATGGCACTCATACTAAGCCGAAGCATGTGCCCGGCACGCCGTATTGGGTGATCACGAATACGAATACAGGTCGCAAACGCAGCATGGTGGAACACCTGATGCTATCGATGCAGTTCCCGGTGGAACTGACAGAGAAGGTTTGCGGCACCATCTAA
- the ybfF gene encoding esterase, with translation MNLNVRLQTEQTTANATPILLIHGLFGSLDNLGVLARDLKPHRPIIQVDVRNHGLSPRSQQMNYQVMAQDMLETLDAHGIGKVSVIGHSMGGKIAMTMSALAADRIEQLTLIDIAPVDYNTRRHDTIFAGVNAVTDAGVVRRSEAAEVMRGYIHEEGIIQFLLKSFHEGEWRFNVPALWDNYATISGWEVIPAWQGPALFIRGEQSPYLDDIHRKALLSQFPQARAHVIAGAGHWVHAEKPDAVLRAIRRFFVL, from the coding sequence ATGAATTTGAATGTCCGCTTGCAAACTGAACAAACCACCGCAAATGCCACGCCGATTTTATTGATACATGGCCTGTTTGGCAGCCTGGATAATTTGGGTGTGCTGGCACGCGATTTAAAACCGCACCGCCCGATTATCCAGGTTGATGTCCGTAATCACGGCCTTTCTCCGCGTAGCCAGCAAATGAATTATCAGGTTATGGCTCAGGATATGCTGGAGACGCTGGATGCCCACGGCATCGGCAAGGTTTCCGTCATCGGCCATTCGATGGGCGGAAAAATCGCGATGACGATGAGCGCACTGGCGGCCGATCGTATTGAGCAGTTGACATTAATCGATATCGCGCCAGTGGATTACAACACGCGTAGACACGACACCATTTTTGCGGGAGTTAACGCAGTGACGGATGCGGGAGTCGTCCGGCGTTCTGAGGCTGCGGAAGTCATGCGCGGATATATCCATGAAGAAGGTATTATTCAGTTTCTGTTAAAATCTTTCCACGAAGGAGAATGGCGTTTTAACGTGCCTGCACTGTGGGATAATTACGCGACGATATCCGGCTGGGAAGTCATCCCCGCCTGGCAAGGCCCTGCCCTGTTTATTCGCGGCGAGCAATCACCTTATCTTGATGATATCCACCGCAAGGCGCTCCTGAGTCAGTTCCCTCAAGCGCGCGCGCATGTGATCGCCGGGGCCGGGCACTGGGTACATGCCGAGAAACCTGATGCCGTTTTGCGCGCCATTCGCCGTTTTTTTGTACTTTAA
- the ybfE gene encoding LexA regulated protein — translation MAKENTDRTTLDLFADERRPGRPKTNPLTRDEQLRINKRNQLKRDKVRGLRRVELKMNSDAVDALNEMAEQRNMSRSELIEEMILAQLSGQTTGV, via the coding sequence ATGGCAAAAGAGAATACGGACCGCACGACGCTCGATCTATTTGCAGACGAGCGCCGACCGGGACGACCTAAAACGAATCCGCTTACGCGTGATGAACAGTTACGTATCAACAAACGTAACCAGCTAAAGCGTGACAAAGTGCGCGGGCTACGCCGTGTCGAACTAAAAATGAATAGCGATGCCGTTGATGCATTAAATGAGATGGCTGAGCAGCGTAATATGAGTCGCAGTGAATTGATTGAAGAGATGATTCTCGCGCAGCTGAGTGGCCAAACAACGGGAGTCTGA
- the fldA gene encoding flavodoxin FldA codes for MAIVGIFFGSDTGNTENIAKMIQKQLGKEVAEVHDIAKSTKEDLEAFDILLLGIPTWYYGEAQCDWDDFFPTLEEIDFNGKLVGLFGCGDQEDYAEYFCDAMGTIRDIIEPNGAVIVGHWPTAGYHFEASKGLADDTHFLGLAIDEDRQPELTNERVDSWVKQIFDELHLQEIIEA; via the coding sequence ATGGCAATCGTAGGCATATTCTTTGGCAGCGATACTGGCAATACGGAAAACATTGCAAAGATGATTCAGAAGCAGCTCGGTAAAGAGGTTGCTGAAGTTCATGATATTGCCAAGAGTACCAAAGAAGATCTTGAAGCCTTTGATATCCTACTGCTGGGTATTCCGACCTGGTATTACGGTGAAGCACAGTGCGACTGGGACGACTTTTTCCCCACGCTGGAAGAGATCGACTTTAACGGCAAACTGGTTGGTCTGTTTGGCTGTGGCGATCAGGAAGATTATGCCGAGTATTTCTGCGACGCGATGGGCACTATCCGCGATATTATTGAACCCAATGGCGCCGTTATCGTCGGTCACTGGCCAACGGCGGGTTACCATTTTGAAGCGTCTAAAGGCCTGGCTGATGATACGCATTTCCTCGGATTGGCCATTGACGAAGATCGCCAACCGGAACTCACCAACGAGCGTGTTGACAGTTGGGTGAAGCAAATTTTTGATGAACTCCACCTGCAGGAAATCATCGAAGCGTAA
- the fur gene encoding ferric iron uptake transcriptional regulator: MTDNNTALKKAGLKVTLPRLKILEVLQEPEGHHVSAEDLYKRLIDMGEEIGLATVYRVLNQFDDAGIVTRHNFEGGKSVFELTQQHHHDHLICLDCGKVIEFSDESIETRQREIATRHGIKLTNHSLYLYGHCALGDCREDETLHDKKHNMT, encoded by the coding sequence ATGACTGACAACAATACCGCATTAAAAAAGGCCGGCCTGAAAGTCACGCTTCCCAGACTCAAGATTCTGGAAGTGCTTCAGGAACCTGAGGGCCATCACGTCAGTGCGGAGGACTTATACAAACGCCTGATTGATATGGGCGAAGAAATTGGTCTGGCCACTGTATACCGCGTGCTCAACCAATTTGATGACGCAGGGATCGTTACCCGCCATAACTTCGAAGGCGGAAAATCCGTTTTTGAATTAACTCAACAACACCATCACGATCATCTGATTTGCCTGGATTGCGGTAAAGTGATTGAGTTTAGTGATGAGTCGATTGAAACGCGCCAGCGCGAAATCGCAACGCGGCACGGCATCAAGCTAACCAACCACAGCCTGTATTTATACGGACACTGTGCATTGGGCGATTGTCGCGAAGATGAAACGTTGCACGATAAAAAGCACAACATGACGTGA
- the glnS gene encoding glutamine--tRNA ligase, protein MSEAEARPTNFIRQIIDEDLANGKHASVHTRFPPEPNGYLHIGHAKSICLNFGIAQDYQGQCNLRFDDTNPVKEDIEFVESIKNDVQWLGFQWSGNIRYSSDYFDQLHHYALELINKGLAYVDELTPEQIREYRGTLTSPGKNSPHRDRSPEENLALFEKMRNGEFAEGAACLRAKIDMASNFIVMRDPVLYRIKFAEHHQTGNKWCIYPMYDFTHCISDALEGITHSLCTLEFQDNRRLYDWVLDNITIPAHPRQYEFSRLNLEYAIMSKRKLNLLVTEKVVEGWDDPRMLTVSGLRRRGYTASSIREFCRRIGITKQDNIVEMASLESCIRDDLNENAPRAMAVLDPVKLVLENLPAGHEELLTMPNHPNKPEMGTRVVPFSREIYIDRADFREEANKQYKRLVLGKEVRLRNAYVIKAERVAKDEEGNITCLYCTCDVDTLSKDPADGRKVKGVIHWVSAVHALPAEFRLYDRLFSVPNPAAADDFLSTINPQSLVIQQGFVESGLQKAEASAPYQFEREGYFCIDSRYSSANALVFNRTVGLRDTWAKIEG, encoded by the coding sequence ATGAGTGAGGCAGAGGCCCGCCCAACTAACTTTATTCGTCAGATTATTGACGAAGATTTGGCGAACGGTAAGCACGCCAGCGTGCATACCCGTTTTCCGCCGGAGCCAAACGGCTATCTGCACATCGGTCACGCAAAATCGATCTGCCTGAACTTTGGTATCGCACAAGATTATCAAGGCCAGTGCAACCTGCGTTTTGACGATACAAACCCGGTCAAAGAAGACATTGAGTTTGTTGAGTCCATCAAAAATGACGTGCAGTGGCTAGGTTTCCAGTGGAGTGGCAACATCCGTTATTCCTCTGATTACTTTGACCAACTGCATCATTACGCGCTCGAACTGATCAACAAAGGACTTGCCTACGTTGATGAATTGACGCCCGAACAAATCCGTGAATACCGTGGAACGCTAACATCGCCGGGTAAAAATAGTCCTCACCGCGATCGTTCACCGGAAGAGAACCTGGCACTGTTTGAAAAAATGCGTAACGGCGAGTTTGCGGAAGGTGCCGCATGTCTGCGCGCAAAAATTGATATGGCCTCTAACTTTATTGTGATGCGCGATCCCGTGTTGTATCGCATTAAGTTTGCTGAGCATCATCAGACCGGGAATAAATGGTGCATCTATCCGATGTATGATTTTACCCACTGTATCTCTGATGCGTTGGAAGGCATTACGCATTCACTGTGTACGCTGGAATTCCAGGATAACCGCCGTCTGTACGATTGGGTGCTGGACAACATTACTATTCCTGCACATCCGCGTCAGTACGAGTTTTCCCGGCTCAATCTTGAATATGCCATCATGTCGAAGCGTAAGCTTAACCTGCTGGTTACGGAGAAAGTGGTCGAAGGGTGGGACGATCCTCGCATGCTGACCGTTTCCGGTCTGCGCCGCCGCGGTTATACCGCGTCTTCGATTCGTGAGTTCTGCCGTCGCATTGGTATCACTAAGCAGGATAACATCGTCGAAATGGCTTCGCTGGAATCCTGTATCCGCGATGACCTGAATGAGAACGCGCCACGTGCGATGGCGGTGCTGGATCCGGTTAAACTGGTACTGGAGAATTTGCCTGCGGGTCATGAAGAACTACTGACCATGCCAAACCACCCCAACAAGCCGGAAATGGGCACCCGTGTGGTCCCTTTCAGTCGTGAGATCTATATCGATCGTGCTGATTTTCGTGAAGAGGCGAATAAGCAGTATAAGCGTCTGGTGCTAGGTAAAGAAGTTCGCCTGCGTAATGCCTATGTGATTAAAGCTGAGCGCGTCGCGAAGGACGAAGAGGGTAATATCACATGTCTGTACTGCACCTGTGATGTGGATACGCTGAGTAAAGATCCTGCGGATGGACGCAAGGTCAAAGGTGTTATTCACTGGGTCTCCGCGGTGCATGCGTTACCGGCTGAGTTCCGTCTGTATGATCGCCTGTTTAGTGTCCCGAATCCGGCAGCGGCTGATGACTTTCTATCGACGATTAACCCGCAATCACTGGTTATTCAGCAGGGGTTCGTTGAATCCGGGTTACAGAAGGCAGAGGCAAGCGCACCTTACCAGTTTGAGCGTGAAGGGTATTTCTGCATAGATAGCCGATACTCTTCAGCGAATGCACTGGTGTTCAACCGTACCGTTGGACTGCGTGATACCTGGGCAAAAATCGAGGGTTAA
- the nagE gene encoding N-acetylglucosamine-specific PTS transporter subunit IIBC, which produces MLSYLQKVGRALMVPVATLPAAAILMGVGYWLDPDTWGASNALAALFIKSGSAIIENMSVLFAIGVAYGMSKDKDGAAALTGFVGFLVVTTLCSPAAVSMIQKIPQDQVSAAFGKINNQFVGILVGIISAEIYNRFSHVELPKALSFFSGRRLVPILVSFLMIVLAFILMYVWPVIFGGLVSFGEHIQKLGSVGAGVYAFFNRLLIPVGLHHALNSVFWFDVAGINDIPNFLGGAQSIETGKGIVGITGRYQAGFFPIMMFGLPGAALAIYQCSRPENKAKVAGIMMAAAFAAFFTGITEPLEFSFMFVAPVLYVIHAFLTGISVFIAASMHWIAGFGFSAGLVDLFLSSRNPLATHWYFLIPQGLVFFVIYYVVFRFTIRKFNLMTPGRELAVAGDESDGYDVNVDSRSNNESETESLARRYIGAVGGSENLTGIDACITRLRLNVKDSAEVNENITKRLGASGVIRLNKQSVQIIVGTRAETIASAMKAVLAKGPVAATAKTASAEPSVNAQPQAVTNVSKGIIATLVAPVSGEIVAIEAVPDEAFASKAVGDGLAISPTSSTVVAPIAGTVVKIFNTNHAFCLETDNGVEIVVHMGLDTVALSGKGFTRLIEEGASVTAGQPVLDMDLAFLSANARSMISPVVVSNIDDFSGLNILASGTVVAGETKLYEIKG; this is translated from the coding sequence ATTTTAAGTTACTTACAGAAAGTAGGTAGAGCACTTATGGTGCCAGTGGCAACACTGCCTGCAGCAGCAATTCTTATGGGCGTCGGGTACTGGCTGGACCCTGATACGTGGGGCGCAAGCAATGCGCTTGCCGCGCTATTTATAAAATCGGGTTCTGCAATCATTGAAAACATGTCGGTGCTGTTTGCCATCGGTGTGGCTTACGGCATGTCGAAAGATAAAGACGGTGCCGCCGCACTGACCGGATTTGTTGGTTTCCTGGTCGTGACCACTCTCTGCTCGCCAGCCGCGGTGTCCATGATCCAGAAGATACCGCAGGATCAGGTTTCTGCGGCATTTGGTAAGATTAACAACCAATTTGTCGGTATCCTGGTCGGTATCATCTCCGCTGAAATCTATAACCGTTTTAGTCACGTTGAGTTACCGAAAGCGCTCTCTTTCTTTAGCGGGCGCCGGCTGGTCCCAATCCTTGTTTCCTTCTTGATGATTGTTCTCGCCTTCATTCTGATGTATGTCTGGCCGGTTATTTTTGGTGGATTAGTCAGCTTTGGTGAACACATCCAGAAACTTGGCTCAGTCGGTGCCGGCGTTTATGCCTTCTTCAACCGCTTGCTGATCCCTGTTGGTTTGCATCACGCGCTTAACTCTGTGTTCTGGTTTGACGTGGCCGGTATCAATGATATTCCGAACTTCCTTGGCGGCGCACAATCCATCGAAACAGGTAAAGGTATCGTGGGTATCACCGGTCGCTATCAGGCAGGCTTCTTCCCGATTATGATGTTCGGTTTACCGGGGGCCGCATTGGCTATCTACCAATGTTCACGTCCGGAAAATAAAGCCAAGGTTGCCGGTATTATGATGGCGGCGGCATTTGCGGCGTTTTTCACCGGGATCACTGAGCCACTGGAGTTCTCCTTCATGTTCGTGGCGCCGGTACTCTATGTTATCCATGCATTCCTGACCGGTATTTCGGTATTTATCGCAGCGAGCATGCACTGGATCGCGGGCTTCGGGTTCAGTGCCGGTTTGGTCGACCTGTTCCTGTCATCGCGTAATCCTCTGGCAACGCACTGGTACTTCCTAATCCCTCAGGGCTTGGTGTTTTTCGTTATTTACTACGTGGTCTTCCGCTTTACTATCCGCAAATTTAACCTAATGACGCCGGGGCGTGAGCTGGCTGTCGCGGGTGATGAGAGTGATGGCTATGATGTTAACGTCGATAGCCGTAGCAACAATGAATCTGAAACTGAATCACTGGCTCGCCGTTATATTGGTGCGGTTGGAGGGTCTGAAAATCTGACCGGTATCGATGCCTGTATTACGCGTCTACGCCTGAACGTAAAAGATTCTGCGGAAGTGAATGAAAATATCACTAAACGGTTGGGCGCTTCCGGTGTGATTCGCCTGAATAAACAAAGCGTACAGATTATTGTGGGTACACGCGCTGAAACTATTGCTAGCGCAATGAAAGCCGTACTGGCGAAAGGCCCTGTGGCGGCAACGGCAAAAACGGCAAGCGCTGAACCTTCCGTCAATGCTCAACCGCAGGCCGTTACTAATGTGTCGAAAGGCATTATCGCAACGCTGGTTGCTCCGGTTAGTGGTGAAATTGTTGCTATTGAAGCAGTCCCTGATGAAGCTTTTGCCAGTAAGGCTGTAGGTGATGGCCTGGCGATTAGCCCCACCAGCAGTACCGTCGTCGCGCCGATTGCCGGCACCGTAGTAAAAATATTCAACACTAACCATGCTTTTTGTCTGGAAACGGATAACGGTGTGGAAATTGTGGTGCATATGGGGCTGGATACGGTCGCGTTAAGCGGCAAAGGCTTCACTCGCCTGATTGAAGAAGGTGCCAGCGTGACTGCAGGTCAGCCAGTGCTGGACATGGATCTGGCATTTCTGAGCGCTAACGCTCGGTCGATGATCAGCCCGGTTGTTGTCAGCAATATTGATGATTTCAGCGGCTTGAACATACTGGCTAGCGGCACTGTCGTGGCAGGAGAGACCAAATTGTACGAAATTAAAGGCTAA
- the nagB gene encoding glucosamine-6-phosphate deaminase, with protein sequence MRLIPLSTTAHVGKWAARHIVNRINAFKPTAERPFILGLPTGGTPLEAYKHLIDMHKAGQVSFKNVVTFNMDEYVGLPKEHPESYHSFMYRNFFDHVDIREENINLLNGNAADIDAECRQYEEKIRAYGKIHLFMGGVGNDGHIAFNEPASSLASRTRIKTLTHDTRVANSRFFNGDVDQVPKYALTVGVGTLLDAEEVMILVTGNVKAQALQAAVEGNVNHMWTISCLQLHAKSIVVCDEPSTMELKVKTVKYFREMEAENMKNL encoded by the coding sequence ATGAGACTGATTCCACTATCCACTACGGCACACGTTGGAAAATGGGCTGCGCGTCATATCGTTAATCGCATCAATGCATTTAAACCTACCGCTGAACGTCCTTTTATTTTAGGTTTACCAACTGGCGGTACGCCGCTGGAAGCATATAAGCATTTAATTGATATGCATAAAGCGGGCCAGGTCAGCTTCAAAAATGTCGTAACATTCAATATGGATGAATACGTCGGCTTACCAAAGGAGCATCCGGAAAGCTATCACAGCTTTATGTACCGCAATTTCTTCGATCACGTTGATATCCGAGAAGAAAACATTAATCTTCTTAACGGCAATGCAGCCGATATTGATGCAGAATGCCGTCAGTACGAAGAAAAAATCCGCGCCTACGGTAAAATTCATCTGTTCATGGGTGGCGTGGGTAATGACGGACATATTGCCTTCAATGAACCGGCGTCCTCCCTGGCATCACGCACGCGTATCAAAACACTCACTCATGATACCCGCGTCGCTAACTCACGTTTCTTTAATGGTGACGTTGATCAGGTGCCTAAATATGCCCTAACCGTCGGCGTTGGTACCTTACTGGATGCAGAAGAAGTCATGATCCTGGTCACGGGAAATGTTAAAGCTCAGGCGCTCCAGGCGGCCGTTGAGGGCAACGTCAATCACATGTGGACCATCAGTTGCTTGCAACTGCATGCGAAATCTATTGTGGTCTGCGATGAGCCTTCCACAATGGAACTTAAAGTGAAAACCGTAAAATATTTCCGCGAAATGGAAGCGGAAAATATGAAAAATCTGTAA
- the nagA gene encoding N-acetylglucosamine-6-phosphate deacetylase: MYALTHGRIYSGYEILDHHAIVVSDGLVDHVCPLTELPTGIETRSVNGAIIAPGFIDLQLNGCGGVQFNDDIDALSLETLSIMQKANEKSGCTNFLPTLITSTDELMIRAVEVMRAYLAQNAHQALGLHLEGPWLNVLRKGTHNPDLIRKPNDTLVNFLCENADVITKITLAPEMTGTDVIRKLSEAGIIISIGHSHATYAEARAGVNAGASFATHLYNAMPTLTGREPGLIGALFDFPDVYCGIIADGLHVHYANIRNAKRIKGEKLVLVTDATAPAGANIEQFVFAGKTIYYRDGLCVDAEGTLSGSALTMIDAVKNCVEHVGISLDETLRMATLYPARAIGVEDKLGTIEAGKVANLTIFNRDYNIIQTIVNGDEVFNG, from the coding sequence ATGTATGCATTAACCCACGGTCGCATCTATAGCGGCTATGAAATCCTTGATCATCATGCCATTGTCGTTTCGGACGGTCTGGTTGATCATGTTTGTCCATTAACCGAACTGCCTACAGGAATTGAGACGCGGAGTGTGAATGGTGCCATTATCGCTCCCGGTTTTATTGACCTTCAGTTGAACGGCTGTGGTGGCGTCCAGTTTAATGATGATATTGATGCTCTGAGCCTCGAAACGCTTTCAATTATGCAGAAAGCCAACGAGAAATCAGGTTGTACCAACTTTCTTCCTACACTGATCACCAGTACTGACGAGTTAATGATCCGTGCCGTTGAGGTGATGCGCGCTTATCTGGCGCAAAATGCGCATCAGGCACTGGGGTTACATCTTGAAGGGCCCTGGCTCAATGTTTTAAGAAAAGGAACTCACAATCCAGACTTAATTCGCAAACCAAACGATACTTTGGTTAATTTCCTCTGTGAAAATGCGGATGTGATTACTAAAATTACGCTGGCTCCTGAAATGACGGGAACAGACGTTATCCGCAAATTAAGCGAAGCGGGAATTATTATTTCCATCGGTCACTCCCATGCAACCTATGCAGAAGCCCGGGCTGGCGTGAATGCAGGCGCGAGCTTCGCAACTCACCTTTATAACGCGATGCCAACGCTGACCGGCCGCGAACCCGGCCTGATTGGTGCGCTCTTTGACTTTCCGGATGTATACTGCGGCATTATTGCAGATGGGTTGCACGTTCATTACGCTAATATTCGCAATGCAAAACGCATTAAGGGTGAAAAACTGGTGTTAGTGACCGACGCCACCGCGCCGGCGGGTGCGAACATTGAACAATTCGTTTTCGCAGGGAAAACAATATACTATCGCGATGGATTGTGTGTTGACGCGGAAGGAACGCTCAGCGGTTCAGCGCTGACAATGATTGACGCCGTGAAAAACTGTGTCGAACACGTGGGTATTTCACTGGACGAAACGCTCAGAATGGCAACACTCTACCCCGCTCGCGCAATTGGGGTAGAAGATAAGTTAGGCACAATCGAAGCCGGAAAAGTCGCGAACCTGACCATTTTTAACCGCGATTATAACATCATCCAGACTATCGTTAATGGTGACGAAGTCTTCAACGGGTAA